From one Nycticebus coucang isolate mNycCou1 chromosome 14, mNycCou1.pri, whole genome shotgun sequence genomic stretch:
- the LOC128565994 gene encoding U6 snRNA-associated Sm-like protein LSm6 produces MSLRKQTPSDFLKQIIGRPVVVKLNSGVDYRGVLACLDGYMNIALEQTEEYVNGQLKNKYGDAFI; encoded by the coding sequence ATGAGTCTTCGGAAGCAAACCCCTAGTGACTTCTTAAAGCAAATCATCGGACGGCCAGTTGTGGTAAAATTAAATTCTGGAGTGGATTATCGAGGGGTCCTGGCTTGCCTGGATGGCTACATGAATATAGCCCTGGAGCAGACAGAAGAATATGTAAATGGACAACTGAAGAATAAGTATGGGGATGCATTTATCTGA